The nucleotide sequence GAGTCAGACCGCGGTCAAGCGTGCCCACCGAGTCGTCGGTCACGGTGAGGTAGACGACCTCGACCCCCAACCGGGCCAGCTTCGCGATGGCCGCGCCCACGCCGATATCGACGTCATCGGGGTGCGGCTGCACGCACAGGATCCGCCGCGCATCCTCGATCCTGGGCAGCGGCAGCGCCGAGCGCAGCACGTCGATGGTCTCAGGAGCCATGAGCCACCATCCCTTCCTCTACGGCCAGCGCTTCGAGGCGTCGCTTTCCCGGCAACAGCATCATACCGGAAAGCCCGGCGCCGAGTCCCGCCGCGGAGTGGGTAGCAGGCCCCGGGGAACCCGGGAAAGGCGGGCGAGGAAATGACGAAAGACGCAAGACGGAGAGGATCGGCCGGCGGCGCGAGGGCCGGGCAGCGGCTGCGGCGGGGGCTTCTGCAGCGCTAGCGCTGCCCGGCCGGCCGTTCCCCTCTCAGACGGAGGAGCGGCGGGACTGGCGGAGTTCGTCGCGCATGTGGCGAAACTCCTCGGCCGTGATTTCCCCCCTCGCGAACCGTTCTTCCAGGATGGCCATGGCGCGGCTCTCCTCGGCGCGGGCCCACGTCCTGCCGGGCGACGTCAACGCCCTGACGAGCAGCACGATGCCGGCGATGACCAGCGCCCAGAAGACGATGGTCATGACCCCGCCGATCCACCACGACCCGTACGCCATGACGCCGGGACCGCCACCCCAATGCCACGTCCACACGATGGCGTCACCTCGCAACGGCATTGTCGCGCAAAAAGGGCCGGTTGATGCCGAACGGGTGGTGGGCAGCGCCGAACGGATGATGCAGGGTGTGTGAAGAAACGGTGAGGCCAGCGGCATAAGCCGAGCGTGGGAGGGAATCGGCCATGTCTACGGGAGATACTGCCCGTGTGGCGCTGGTACTGAGCGGGGGCGGAGCCCGGGGCGCGTATCAGGTCGGGGCGCTTCGAGCCGTGGCCGAGCGCTTCGGCCCGCAGGGCATCGGCATCGTCAGCGGGTCGTCCATCGGGGCGGTCAACGGCGCCGTGATGGCGGAGGGCATCGAGGCCGGCAACCTCGAGGGGGCGCTGGCGGCGCTCGAGCAGGAGTGGCTTTCCCTGTCGGGCCTCCTGCGCTTCAACTGGCGGGCGCTCCTGCGGGCCTCGTGGCGGCTCGTGGTACACGGGCCGTCGCCCCTCGTGCTGCAGGCCGTCGATTCCCTGCTCGACGGCGAGGTGGTGGTGCGGCGGCTGTGTCGCTTCCTGCCGCCCCGGCGGCGCATGGGCGACTTTCGCCGCGTCGATCTGGTGGTGACGGCGACCGACCTCAACGAAGGGGTGACCCACGCGTTCGACCGTACGCAGCCGGACGTGCGGGTACTGGATGCGGTGCTGGCCTCGTCGGCGTTCCCCGGGGCCTTCGCCTCCCGCCGGATCGGGCTGCGCTGGTACGTGGACGGAGGCATCTTCGACAACGCGCCGCTCGACCAGGCGATTCGCCGGGGAGCCACCGACATCGTGCTCGTCGGCACCGCCCCGCGGTGCGGCGAGGGAGCGCCGGGGTACGAAAGCGGGCCGTTCGCCGACGTCTATGCGGTGATGCGCCGGTTGTGGCCGCTGATGCTCGACCGGCTCCTGTACGGAGACCTGCGCAAGGCGTTGCTCGTCAGCGAGATCGTCTCGATCATCGAGGAGAGCCCCGACCCCGACAGCCCGGTCATGCGCCGCCTGAAGCGGGCCATCGGGTACGAGAGCGCAGGGCGCCGCAAGCGGGCGCTCAGCATCGTACCGATCTGCCCCCCGGAAGGTGTGGACGCGCCGGGCACGTTCGGCTTTGGCGAGAGCCGGGCGATTGCGTCCTTGATGCGCCAGGGCTACGACGACGCGCACCGGATCCTGGCGCAGCAACGGCCCGCCGGCCCGGCAGGGACTGCGGTGCGAGCGACGTAAGCAAGGGCTCACCGGGCGGGTGCCGGGCGTGGGGGGGGGGCGGGCGAGGCATCCGTGAGAAGGGCGGTCGATCGGGCATGGCGGAGACCCCGCGGAGCTCCTACGGGCTGGAGCGGCACGGCATCGTCAACACGGGCAACGTGTACTGGAACCTGGTGACCCCTGCGCTCTACGAGGAGGCCGTGCGCCGCCGGGAGGGCTCCATTTCCCACCTCGGGCCGCTGGTGGTCCGCACGGGCCAGCACACCGGGCGTAGCCCCCGCGACAAGTTCATCGTGGACGACGAGGTCGCTCACGACAAGATCTGGTGGGAGGCCAACCAGCCCATGAGCCCGGAGCGGTTCGACATGCTGTATGCGCGGCTGCTGGCCTACCTGCAGGGCAAGGACCTGTTCGTTCAAGACCTGTTTGCCGGGGCGGATCCGCGCTACCGGATGCCCATCCGGGTGATCACCGAGCGGGCGTGGCACAGCCTCTTCGCCCGTAACCTCTTCATCCAGCCCTCGCCTGACGGGCTGCGGGCGCACGAGTCGCGGTTCACCCTCATCCACGCCCCGGGGTTCACGGCGGTGCCGGAGGTGGACGGCACCCGGTCCGGGGTGTTCATCGTGCTCCACTTCGGTAAGCGGCTGGTGCTCATAGGTGGCACCAGCTACGCCGGCGAGATCAAGAAGTCCATCTTCACGGTGCTCAACTTCCTGCTGCCCCAGGAGCGCGTGCTCTCGATGCACTGCGCGGCCAACGTGGGGCGGGAGGGGGACGTGGCGCTCTTCTTCGGGCTGTCGGGCACCGGCAAGACCACGCTGTCGGCCGACCCGGAGCGCAGCCTGATCGGCGACGACGAGCACGGGTGGAGCG is from Limnochorda sp. L945t and encodes:
- a CDS encoding SHOCT domain-containing protein is translated as MWTWHWGGGPGVMAYGSWWIGGVMTIVFWALVIAGIVLLVRALTSPGRTWARAEESRAMAILEERFARGEITAEEFRHMRDELRQSRRSSV
- a CDS encoding patatin-like phospholipase family protein; protein product: MSTGDTARVALVLSGGGARGAYQVGALRAVAERFGPQGIGIVSGSSIGAVNGAVMAEGIEAGNLEGALAALEQEWLSLSGLLRFNWRALLRASWRLVVHGPSPLVLQAVDSLLDGEVVVRRLCRFLPPRRRMGDFRRVDLVVTATDLNEGVTHAFDRTQPDVRVLDAVLASSAFPGAFASRRIGLRWYVDGGIFDNAPLDQAIRRGATDIVLVGTAPRCGEGAPGYESGPFADVYAVMRRLWPLMLDRLLYGDLRKALLVSEIVSIIEESPDPDSPVMRRLKRAIGYESAGRRKRALSIVPICPPEGVDAPGTFGFGESRAIASLMRQGYDDAHRILAQQRPAGPAGTAVRAT